A stretch of the Streptosporangium sp. NBC_01755 genome encodes the following:
- a CDS encoding RNA polymerase sigma factor produces the protein MSPASSTRSKPSELNEPVIQQLMERGRSQGFLESEDVRKAVEEADIPMAQVAGILRSLSKEGITVRLTAEDSAAPKKSRTPPKRRAAPAAPAAVKKTKTAAAAKEQPETVTAVVGGSELAAAAKKPAPAAKKPAAPVKKVAPAAKKPVPTPPKKAGSEVAAPAPASESKSLAGDDDEVVDLEDVEIEDFELEAVAEVEVEVEVEVEAEVEAEAEEEPKVEAVEVNEDEVLILSDDDDDAPVPQVAAAGATADPVKDYLKQIGKVPLLNAEQEVELAKRIEAGLFAEEQLGTDGERLPVDVRAELEWIAEDGRRAKNHLLEANLRLVVSLAKRYTGRGMLFLDLIQEGNLGLIRAVEKFDYTKGYKFSTYATWWIRQAITRAMADQARTIRIPVHMVEVINKLARVQRQMLQDLGREPTPEELARELDMTPEKVVEVQKYGREPISLHTPLGEEGDSEFGDLIEDSEAIVPADAVSFTLLQEQLHSVLDTLSEREAGVVSMRFGLTDGQPKTLDEIGKVYGVTRERIRQIESKTMSKLRHPSRSQVLRDYLD, from the coding sequence GTGTCGCCTGCAAGTTCGACTCGCTCGAAGCCATCCGAGCTGAACGAGCCCGTCATTCAGCAGCTGATGGAGCGGGGGCGCTCGCAGGGGTTCCTCGAGTCCGAGGATGTCCGCAAGGCCGTCGAGGAAGCGGACATTCCGATGGCGCAGGTCGCTGGAATCCTGCGAAGCCTCAGCAAAGAGGGCATCACCGTACGGCTGACTGCCGAGGACTCCGCGGCTCCCAAGAAGTCCCGCACTCCGCCCAAGCGCCGCGCTGCCCCGGCCGCGCCCGCCGCCGTCAAGAAGACCAAGACCGCCGCTGCGGCCAAGGAGCAGCCGGAGACCGTCACCGCGGTCGTCGGCGGCTCCGAGCTCGCGGCCGCGGCCAAGAAGCCCGCCCCGGCTGCCAAGAAGCCGGCGGCGCCGGTCAAGAAGGTCGCCCCGGCTGCCAAGAAGCCGGTTCCCACTCCGCCGAAGAAGGCCGGTTCCGAGGTCGCCGCTCCGGCTCCCGCGTCCGAGTCGAAGTCGCTCGCCGGCGATGACGACGAGGTCGTCGACCTCGAAGACGTCGAGATCGAGGACTTCGAGCTGGAGGCCGTCGCCGAGGTCGAGGTCGAGGTCGAGGTCGAGGTGGAAGCCGAGGTCGAGGCCGAGGCCGAGGAGGAGCCCAAGGTCGAGGCCGTCGAGGTCAACGAGGACGAGGTCCTCATCCTCTCCGATGACGACGATGACGCCCCGGTGCCGCAGGTTGCCGCCGCCGGCGCCACCGCCGACCCGGTCAAGGACTACCTCAAGCAGATCGGCAAGGTTCCCCTGCTCAACGCGGAGCAGGAGGTCGAGCTCGCCAAGCGGATCGAGGCCGGTCTGTTCGCCGAGGAGCAGCTGGGAACCGACGGCGAGAGGCTCCCGGTCGACGTCCGCGCCGAGCTGGAGTGGATCGCCGAGGACGGCCGCCGGGCCAAGAACCACCTGTTGGAGGCCAACCTCCGCCTCGTGGTCTCGCTGGCCAAGCGCTACACCGGCCGCGGCATGCTCTTCCTGGATCTGATTCAGGAGGGCAACCTGGGCCTGATCCGCGCGGTGGAGAAGTTCGACTACACCAAGGGTTACAAGTTCTCCACCTACGCCACGTGGTGGATCCGGCAGGCGATCACCCGTGCCATGGCCGACCAGGCGCGGACCATCCGCATCCCGGTCCACATGGTCGAAGTGATCAACAAGCTGGCCCGCGTCCAGCGGCAGATGCTCCAGGATCTGGGGCGCGAGCCCACCCCCGAGGAGTTGGCCCGCGAACTCGACATGACCCCCGAGAAGGTCGTCGAGGTCCAGAAGTACGGTCGCGAGCCGATCTCCCTGCACACCCCGCTGGGTGAGGAGGGAGACAGTGAGTTCGGTGACCTCATCGAGGACTCCGAGGCCATCGTCCCCGCCGACGCGGTCAGTTTCACGCTCCTGCAGGAGCAGCTCCACTCCGTTCTGGACACGCTGTCCGAGCGCGAGGCGGGCGTGGTCTCGATGCGTTTCGGCCTGACCGACGGCCAGCCGAAGACGCTGGACGAGATCGGCAAGGTTTACGGGGTGACGCGCGAGCGCATCCGGCAGATCGAGTCCAAGACCATGTCCAAGCTCCGTCACCCGTCCCGGTCGCAGGTCCTGCGTGACTATCTTGACTGA
- a CDS encoding SpoIIE family protein phosphatase: protein MSAETSVPRPRESGVDISDSGLLQGLLSQSPFAFAFFDPGGRFERVDEVFANVVGLPAERLVGRAPGELLSADLTALIEGSVRSMVAGSAVEGDQRIRVRTAGGETHHWSLTFSPVHDDKGTLRAICLVGVDITDSRQVEEDLRRSEERYRSLVEAQSQLVWITAPNGVVEEDAPQWRAITGQGLEEYLTHGWLEAVHPDDRPHTEEAWREALRGRIMFEWSYRVRTRASGYRHFEVRAVPIIRHNRVVEWVGANTDVTPQREAEEMRGRLTDQLGAAALRTARLQGATALLAEALTVEQVVQVIIDVGRTALAADRSAVALLDVDRAALKLVNSGGIPDIPGAPGEEIPLSHSSVMTMAVNSRRPVFAESPDSLRSQLVDAGGDDESITGFITHSDERAWVGLPLLAAGRALGALRFSFTRPQKISQEDGVFLEALAGQCALAVERATLFEREHRTAETLQRSLLPDRLPVVRGLVLAQRFRSGSRHVQVGGDWYDAFVLQDGRVAAVVGDVMGKGVKAAAGMGRIRNAMRALALTNPPPAAVLTGLDRVFEATEEEEQVTTLAYMVVEPGTGEGTLALAGHPPPLLVSPEGVPILCDGEPGTPLGWPTSRRQFRFCVPPGHTAVLYSDGLVENRKRGLDAGLADLCSVVTEAPAEVVGSPHMLLDFLVDRMLSGYEQDDDVTVLAIHVPPATKSD from the coding sequence ATGAGCGCCGAAACCTCCGTGCCCCGTCCCCGGGAGTCGGGTGTGGACATCTCAGACTCCGGCCTGTTGCAGGGCTTGCTGTCCCAGTCGCCGTTCGCCTTCGCGTTCTTCGACCCCGGTGGTCGCTTCGAGCGTGTCGACGAGGTCTTCGCCAACGTGGTCGGCCTGCCCGCCGAGCGCCTGGTCGGCCGGGCACCCGGAGAGCTGCTCTCCGCCGACCTGACCGCCCTGATCGAGGGCTCGGTGCGGAGCATGGTCGCGGGATCCGCGGTCGAGGGCGATCAACGGATCCGGGTGCGCACCGCCGGCGGCGAGACCCACCACTGGTCGCTGACGTTCTCCCCGGTCCACGACGACAAGGGCACGTTGCGCGCGATCTGCCTGGTCGGCGTCGACATCACCGACAGCAGGCAGGTCGAGGAGGATCTCAGGCGCAGCGAGGAGCGATATCGCTCGCTGGTCGAGGCCCAGTCCCAGCTTGTCTGGATCACCGCGCCCAACGGCGTCGTGGAGGAGGACGCGCCGCAGTGGCGGGCCATCACCGGTCAGGGGCTGGAGGAGTACCTGACCCACGGCTGGCTGGAGGCCGTCCACCCGGACGACCGCCCGCACACCGAGGAGGCGTGGCGCGAGGCGCTGCGCGGCCGGATCATGTTCGAGTGGAGCTACCGGGTCCGCACCCGGGCCAGCGGCTACCGGCACTTCGAGGTGCGCGCCGTCCCGATCATCCGGCACAACCGGGTCGTCGAGTGGGTGGGAGCCAACACCGATGTCACCCCGCAGCGCGAGGCCGAGGAGATGCGGGGCCGCCTGACCGACCAGCTCGGCGCCGCTGCCCTGCGGACCGCGCGGTTGCAGGGCGCCACGGCGCTGCTCGCCGAGGCGCTCACCGTCGAGCAGGTGGTCCAGGTCATCATCGACGTGGGTCGTACGGCGCTGGCCGCCGACCGGTCGGCCGTGGCGCTGCTCGACGTCGACCGGGCCGCGCTGAAGCTGGTCAACAGCGGCGGCATCCCCGACATTCCGGGCGCGCCCGGTGAGGAGATCCCGCTGTCGCACTCCAGCGTGATGACCATGGCGGTCAACAGCCGGCGCCCGGTCTTCGCCGAGTCGCCGGACAGCCTGCGGTCCCAACTGGTCGACGCGGGCGGCGATGACGAGAGCATCACAGGTTTCATCACCCACAGTGACGAGCGAGCCTGGGTGGGCCTGCCGTTGCTGGCCGCGGGCCGCGCGCTCGGGGCGCTGAGGTTCTCCTTCACCCGCCCGCAGAAGATCTCCCAGGAAGACGGGGTGTTCCTGGAGGCACTCGCGGGGCAGTGCGCCCTCGCCGTGGAGCGGGCCACCCTGTTCGAGCGCGAGCACCGCACCGCCGAGACGCTCCAGCGCAGCCTGCTGCCCGACCGCCTGCCGGTGGTCAGAGGTCTGGTCCTCGCCCAGCGGTTCCGCTCGGGAAGCCGCCACGTGCAGGTCGGCGGCGACTGGTACGACGCGTTCGTGCTCCAGGACGGCCGGGTCGCGGCGGTGGTCGGCGACGTCATGGGCAAGGGGGTCAAGGCCGCGGCGGGGATGGGCCGCATCCGCAACGCCATGCGGGCCCTGGCGTTGACCAACCCGCCGCCCGCGGCGGTTCTCACCGGCCTCGACCGGGTCTTCGAGGCAACCGAGGAGGAGGAGCAGGTCACGACCCTCGCCTACATGGTCGTCGAGCCCGGCACCGGAGAGGGCACGCTGGCGCTCGCCGGTCACCCGCCGCCCCTGCTGGTCTCCCCGGAGGGCGTGCCGATCCTGTGCGACGGCGAGCCGGGCACCCCACTGGGCTGGCCCACGAGTCGCAGGCAGTTCAGGTTCTGTGTCCCACCGGGCCACACCGCCGTCCTGTATTCGGATGGTCTGGTGGAGAACCGGAAGCGTGGTCTCGATGCCGGGCTTGCTGATCTTTGCTCTGTTGTGACCGAAGCCCCGGCTGAAGTGGTCGGAAGCCCTCACATGTTGCTAGATTTCCTTGTCGACCGCATGTTGTCCGGGTATGAGCAGGATGACGATGTCACGGTGCTCGCGATTCACGTTCCCCCCGCCACGAAGAGTGACTGA
- a CDS encoding LamB/YcsF family protein encodes MMIDLNADLGEGFGIWRLGDDAALLDLVTSANIACGFHAGDPLTIRRTCAAAVDRGVAIGAQVSYRDLAGFGRREMDVDPEELCAEVLYQLGAVDGIARAMGGQVSYVKPHGALYNRICRDPEQAEAVVAAVADYDRSLPLLTLPDSAVHEIAAREGVSTVVEAFADRAYTGAGTLVSRRSPGAVLHDPGTVAARAVRMVTEGVVEAVDGSLVPVEARSICVHGDTPGAVLMARAVRDGLVDAGVTLRSFS; translated from the coding sequence ATGATGATCGATCTCAACGCCGATCTGGGTGAGGGCTTCGGGATCTGGCGGCTGGGCGACGACGCGGCCCTGCTCGACCTGGTGACCAGTGCCAACATCGCCTGCGGATTCCACGCCGGTGATCCGCTGACCATCCGCCGCACGTGCGCGGCGGCGGTCGACCGGGGGGTGGCGATCGGCGCCCAGGTGTCCTACCGGGACCTGGCCGGGTTCGGCCGCCGCGAGATGGACGTCGACCCGGAGGAGCTCTGCGCCGAGGTGCTCTACCAGCTGGGGGCGGTGGACGGCATCGCCAGGGCGATGGGCGGCCAGGTCTCCTATGTCAAGCCGCACGGCGCGCTGTACAACCGGATCTGCCGCGACCCCGAGCAGGCCGAGGCCGTCGTGGCGGCGGTCGCCGACTATGACCGGAGCCTGCCGCTGCTGACCCTGCCCGACTCGGCCGTCCACGAGATCGCCGCCAGGGAGGGGGTCAGCACGGTCGTCGAGGCCTTCGCCGACCGTGCCTACACCGGTGCCGGAACACTGGTCTCCCGCCGCTCCCCCGGCGCCGTGCTGCACGACCCCGGTACGGTCGCCGCCCGTGCGGTGCGGATGGTGACCGAGGGGGTGGTCGAGGCGGTGGACGGCTCGCTGGTCCCCGTCGAGGCGCGCTCGATCTGCGTCCACGGCGACACCCCCGGCGCCGTGCTGATGGCCCGGGCCGTCCGCGACGGCCTGGTGGACGCCGGGGTGACGCTGAGGTCCTTCAGTTGA
- a CDS encoding 5-oxoprolinase subunit B family protein, translating to MIRPAGERSLLVETGSLEVSHRLDALLRADRPTGVVEIVPGPTTVLVTAPGADLTRLRDRLLRLLETEATVGASTATPAPAVTLPVVYDGADLDEVAALSGLSPREVVERHTGRELVVGWLGFAPGFAYLTGLDPALRVPRLDTPRTSVPAGAVAVAGPYSAVYPSASPGGWRLLGRSTTAVWDVTADPPALLTPGTRVRFLSVGGP from the coding sequence GTGATCCGACCGGCCGGGGAGCGGTCTCTGCTGGTGGAGACCGGCTCCCTGGAGGTCTCCCACCGGCTGGACGCCCTGCTGCGGGCCGATCGGCCGACCGGGGTGGTGGAGATCGTGCCCGGCCCGACCACGGTCCTCGTCACCGCCCCGGGGGCCGACCTGACGCGTCTGCGGGACCGGCTCCTTCGCCTGCTGGAGACGGAGGCCACCGTCGGCGCGAGCACCGCCACGCCCGCACCGGCCGTCACCCTCCCCGTCGTGTACGACGGGGCGGACCTCGACGAGGTGGCCGCGCTGAGCGGCCTCTCCCCCCGGGAGGTGGTCGAACGGCACACCGGGCGGGAACTGGTGGTGGGCTGGCTGGGCTTCGCCCCCGGGTTCGCCTACCTCACGGGGCTGGATCCGGCGCTGCGCGTCCCACGGCTGGACACCCCGCGAACCTCGGTGCCCGCCGGAGCCGTGGCGGTCGCCGGCCCCTACTCGGCGGTCTACCCCTCGGCCTCCCCCGGCGGGTGGCGGCTGCTCGGCCGCTCCACGACGGCGGTATGGGACGTGACCGCCGACCCGCCCGCCCTGCTCACGCCGGGGACCCGGGTGCGCTTCCTGTCGGTCGGCGGGCCATGA
- a CDS encoding biotin-dependent carboxyltransferase family protein codes for MIEVIAPGPYATVQDLGRPGYAHLGVPRSGAADEPSLRLANRLVGNPEAAAGIELTLGGARLRFTAGAWVAVTGAACPLDLLRPRGTAPDDATPGVMAPQGVCAPFWVPAGGELRAGTPETGLRTYVAVRGGLDAPVTMGSRSTDSRSGLGPPPLRAGTVLPVGPTDGLPPITVDAAPSPELGAGVLRLLPGPRDDWFVPGALTTLCAEPYEVGQDSNRVGVRMRGARLERARDGELPSEGMVAGAVQVPPSGQPIVFLADHPPTGGYPVIAVLTSASLAEAAQLRPGDRIRFRRG; via the coding sequence ATGATCGAGGTGATCGCACCGGGTCCGTACGCCACGGTGCAGGATCTCGGCCGGCCCGGGTACGCCCATCTCGGGGTGCCCCGCTCGGGTGCCGCGGACGAGCCGAGCCTGAGGCTGGCCAACCGCCTGGTCGGCAACCCGGAGGCCGCCGCGGGAATCGAGCTGACCCTCGGCGGCGCCCGGCTGCGCTTCACCGCCGGTGCCTGGGTCGCCGTCACCGGGGCCGCCTGCCCGCTGGATCTCCTACGACCGCGCGGGACGGCCCCGGACGACGCGACTCCCGGTGTGATGGCCCCGCAGGGGGTGTGCGCGCCTTTCTGGGTGCCCGCGGGCGGCGAACTGCGCGCGGGGACGCCCGAAACCGGTCTGCGCACCTACGTCGCCGTCCGGGGAGGTCTCGACGCCCCCGTCACGATGGGGAGCCGGTCGACCGACTCACGGTCCGGGCTCGGCCCTCCCCCGCTCCGTGCCGGAACGGTTCTGCCCGTGGGACCGACGGACGGCCTGCCGCCGATCACCGTGGACGCGGCGCCCTCGCCGGAACTCGGAGCGGGCGTCCTGCGTCTCCTGCCGGGTCCCCGGGACGACTGGTTCGTCCCCGGAGCCCTGACCACCCTGTGTGCGGAGCCGTACGAGGTCGGCCAGGACAGCAACCGGGTGGGCGTGCGAATGCGCGGTGCCCGCCTGGAACGGGCCCGGGACGGGGAGCTGCCCAGCGAGGGCATGGTGGCCGGGGCCGTCCAGGTGCCGCCCAGCGGCCAGCCGATCGTGTTCCTCGCCGACCACCCGCCGACCGGCGGCTACCCGGTCATCGCCGTCCTGACCTCGGCGAGCCTTGCCGAGGCCGCCCAGCTCCGCCCCGGCGACCGGATACGCTTCCGCCGCGGCTGA